In Brevibacillus marinus, the genomic window TCGCGCTGACAACATCTTTGGGTATTAGTGTTTTGGACAAGGTTAAGGAAATCGTTACAAGTACCTTTTGGCACGTCTAAAATCCTTAACGAATTGCTCGATTATGTAAGTTATCGCTGGCTGTTGGGCGACTTGTTTTTGTTGGATTGTATCAACTGTCGGCACTCGTCACATGTGGAGTGTGTAATATTGATGGTTCGAAAGGGAGCCTAACTTGCGGCTCCCTTTTGCATTGGATTTTTTGAAATTGTATGGATGGTGATTTGTCCATCAACCGACTCTTCTACACTGTCGATGGGCCTGTGCAAGAAGTGCCGAAGGGTTTCTTCGTTATCGAACTGCAGGCGGATAAAGCGCTGAATTTCAGATTGAAAAGTTTGTAGGTTTGTTTCTGTGTCAACCTCATTAGAAAGGGTATCCTCTAATTTACACTATTGCTGTTCCAATGCGGATTGTTCATTGTTAATGAATTGATACTGTTCCTAATAATCGTGTTGAGTAAGACTTGGCGGGTGAGCAAGAGAAGTAGTTCCCTTTTTCCATTTTGCAGGGATTGAATACGATAGCGGGGTGGGCGTCAGGAATGACAATCCATTCATCCTGATGGTTCTGTATCCGTTTTTTGAAGCTTTTTTCTGCAAAAATATCTTGTCTTTCCTGTCCGTCTTGGAACGTCCCTGTACCAATTCGCCCGTATAGTGAATCAATTTGACCGCTGAGTATTGCCATTTGTCGCCTGCATTTTTCGCTCCCACTACCGCCCGTGGGGTGGGGATTTGCTTAGCTGTCAGGTAATTGGCTATTCTTTGCATTCAAAAATATGTCGGACGGTTTGAGAGTGAATCGGATGGAGTTCCAGCTTGCCTTTCACTTTTTCATAGCCATATGGGGGAGACTGCTGTGAAATTTGCCTTCCCGTGACTTGACGGCAATTCCAAACTTCACCCGTTTAGAAATGGTGTCGCTTTCCTGTTGGGCAAGCGCTGAATAGATGGCTAGCTTGAATTCTGCTCCATCGTCAAAGGAATCGAAATTGTCTTCGACAGACATCACCCGAATACCATAACTCATCAGTTGTCTAACCAACAGAATCGAGTCTACCGTATCCCTTGCCCATCTTGACACCGATTTGATGAGCACAATCTCAAACTTCCGTTGTTCCGCGTCTTTCATGAGCTTTTGTAGCTCCGCACGTTTGACCGTACTTGTGCCGCTTTTGCCTTCATC contains:
- a CDS encoding recombinase family protein, which gives rise to MKCAVYARVSTEMKSQLDSLENQLTFFENFIREKGWELVKTYADEGKSGTSTVKRAELQKLMKDAEQRKFEIVLIKSVSRWARDTVDSILLVRQLMSYGIRVMSVEDNFDSFDDGAEFKLAIYSALAQQESDTISKRVKFGIAVKSREGKFHSSLPHMAMKK